The following proteins come from a genomic window of Lolium rigidum isolate FL_2022 chromosome 5, APGP_CSIRO_Lrig_0.1, whole genome shotgun sequence:
- the LOC124655521 gene encoding pre-mRNA-splicing factor 38-like yields MANRTDPLARSVHGTNPQNLIEKIVRSKIYQTTYWKGECFGLTAETLVDKAMELDHTGGTHGGNRRPTPFLCLALKMLQIQPDKDIVVEFIKNEDYKYVRVLGAFYLRLTGTIADVYQYLEPLYNDYRKIRQKLNDGKFTLTHVDEFIDELLTKDYCCDTALPRIQKRWVLEASGTLEPRRSALEDDFEEEEEDKEEGEPMDVDEPNTREKEHHRGRSPAKERDRERDRDRKHERHHRDRDHDRDRDYDRDHGRGRDRDRDRDRGRERERERDDRDRHRIRDDDYSRDRDRERDGRERERRDRDRGRHRSRSRSRDRRDRDREDGEHRRRRGRGSGSPRGPAEDDGPREDPKKRKEKKEKKGGGNGPDPNDPEIIAMNKLRASMGMGPLK; encoded by the exons ATGGCGAACCGCACGGACCCCCTGGCCCGGAGCGTCCACGGCACCAACCCTCAGAACCTGATCGAGAAGATCGTGCGGTCCAAGATCTACCAGACCACCTACTGGAAGGGCGAGTGCTTCGGCCTCACGGCGGAGACCCTCGTCGACAAGGCCATGGAGCTCGACCACACCGGCGGCACCCACGGCGGCAACCGCAGGCCCACCCCCTTCCTCTGCCTCGCCCTCAAGATGCTCCAGATCCAGCCCGACAAGGACATCGTCGTCGAGTTCATCAAGAACGAGGATTACAA GTATGTCCGTGTTCTTGGCGCGTTCTACCTGCGCCTCACCGGCACCATCGCCGACGTCTACCAGTACCTCGAGCCACTCTACAACGACTACCGCAAGATTAGGCAGAAGCTCAACGATGGAA AGTTCACGCTGACGCATGTCGACGAGTTCATTGATGAGCTGCTGACCAAGGACTACTGCTGCGACACTGCCCTCCCCCGCATTCAGAAAAG ATGGGTCCTTGAAGCTTCTGGAACTCTAGAGCCTAGAAGAAGTGCACTTGAAGATGAttttgaggaagaggaggaagataaaGAGGAAGGGGAGCCTATGGATGTAGATGAGCCTAACACTCGCGAAAAG GAACATCACCGTGGAAGGAGCCCAGCTAAAGAGCGGGACAGGGAGAGGGATAGGGATAGGAAGCATGAAAGACATCACAG GGACCGAGATCATGACAGAGATCGGGATTATGACAGGGACCATGGGAGGGGACGGGACAGAGATCGAGACCGAGACAGAGGCcgtgaaagagagagagagagggatgaTCGAGACCGTCACCGCATCCGAGATGATGACTATAGCCGAGATAGAGACAGAGAGAGGGATGGGAGGGAAAGGGAGCGCCGGGACAGAGACCGTGGCAGGCACCGGAGCCGTTCAAGGAGCCGGGATCGGCGAGACAGAGACCGTGAAGACGGAGAGCACCGTAGAAGACGTGGCCGTGGTAGCGGCAGTCCTCGAGGGCCTGCTGAGGATGATGGCCCGAGGGAGGACCCTAAGAAgcgaaaggaaaagaaagagaagaagggcgGCGGGAATGGTCCTGATCCTA